A DNA window from Massilia putida contains the following coding sequences:
- a CDS encoding GatB/YqeY domain-containing protein — protein sequence MSLKDQITDDMKAAMRAKDSERLSTIRLLIAEIKRKEVDERVELNDAQVLAVVEKMIKQRKDSITQFESGGRQDLADKEKSELAVLTAYMPAGLSDEEVAAEVAAAVAASGAAGPQDMGKVMGILKPKLAGRADMTAVSAQVKKALAGA from the coding sequence ATGAGCTTGAAAGACCAAATCACCGACGACATGAAAGCCGCCATGCGCGCCAAGGACAGCGAGCGCCTCTCGACCATCCGTCTCTTGATCGCCGAGATCAAGCGCAAGGAAGTGGACGAACGGGTCGAGCTGAACGATGCGCAGGTGCTGGCTGTCGTCGAAAAGATGATCAAGCAGCGCAAGGATTCGATCACCCAGTTCGAAAGTGGTGGCCGCCAGGATCTGGCTGATAAGGAAAAGTCCGAGTTGGCCGTGCTGACGGCATACATGCCGGCCGGCCTGTCGGATGAGGAAGTCGCCGCCGAAGTGGCCGCCGCGGTTGCCGCATCGGGCGCCGCCGGTCCGCAGGACATGGGTAAGGTGATGGGCATCCTGAAACCGAAACTGGCTGGCCGTGCCGACATGACGGCGGTGTCGGCCCAGGTGAAGAAAGCCCTCGCAGGCGCTTGA
- the dnaG gene encoding DNA primase encodes MIPQSFITDLLNRVDIVDVVGRYVQLKKGGANYMGLCPFHNEKSPSFTVSPTKQFYHCFGCGAHGTAIGFMIEYSGMGFVDAVKDLAQSVGMIVPQADDKIPPAQRAAQQAQTLALSDALNQACDFYRAQLRTAPNAIAYLKGRGLTGEVAARFGLGYAPGGWDNLRSVFPDYDALALVESGLVIDKVDEDGGNKKRYDRFRERIMFPIRNTKGQVIGFGGRVLDGGEPKYLNSPETPLFQKGHELYGLFEARQAIRDAGYVLVTEGYMDVVALAQLGFPQAVATLGTACTSTHVQKLLRQTDNVIFSFDGDKAGRRAARRALEACLPQVTDNKTIKFLFLPQEHDPDSYVREFGAEAFAREINEAMPLSQFLLREVTTEHDLDTPEGRARVQFDAKPLLQAMTPTALRLQIVRGLANLTESTPAEIEALFELSKPVAVARKAPPRQGRPEPVGLELQMSRILVAHPALALGLDESALRAFDHFGVEQAERLRQLVAMAQALGANGTFAALSEQLKETSSEYDNLIAAIAVEPESDSEADRVWLTSAVRQVKMDVLKQELNQLFSSGLTPDQVSARYREITAQQDLLAREAANETPAKFA; translated from the coding sequence GTGATTCCGCAATCATTCATTACCGACTTGCTCAATCGCGTTGACATCGTCGACGTGGTGGGACGTTATGTGCAGCTGAAAAAGGGCGGCGCCAATTACATGGGGCTCTGTCCGTTTCACAACGAAAAGTCCCCCAGCTTTACCGTCAGCCCGACCAAGCAGTTCTATCACTGCTTCGGCTGCGGCGCCCACGGCACCGCCATCGGCTTCATGATCGAATACTCGGGCATGGGCTTCGTCGACGCCGTCAAGGACTTGGCGCAAAGCGTCGGCATGATCGTGCCCCAGGCCGACGACAAGATTCCGCCGGCCCAGCGCGCCGCCCAGCAGGCGCAGACGCTGGCCTTGTCGGATGCGCTGAACCAGGCCTGCGATTTTTATCGTGCCCAATTGCGCACGGCGCCAAACGCCATTGCCTATTTAAAAGGCCGCGGCTTGACGGGAGAAGTCGCGGCCCGCTTCGGCCTCGGCTACGCGCCCGGCGGCTGGGACAACCTGCGCTCCGTCTTCCCCGATTACGACGCGCTGGCGCTCGTCGAATCCGGCCTCGTCATCGATAAAGTGGATGAGGATGGCGGCAATAAAAAACGCTACGACCGATTCCGCGAACGCATCATGTTCCCGATCCGGAACACGAAAGGGCAGGTGATCGGCTTCGGCGGCCGCGTGCTCGACGGCGGCGAACCGAAATACCTGAACTCGCCGGAAACGCCGCTGTTCCAGAAAGGTCATGAGTTATATGGGCTGTTCGAGGCGCGCCAGGCGATCCGCGACGCCGGTTATGTGCTGGTGACGGAGGGCTATATGGACGTCGTCGCCTTGGCCCAGCTCGGCTTCCCGCAAGCCGTGGCAACGCTCGGCACGGCGTGTACCAGTACCCACGTGCAAAAGCTGCTGCGCCAGACCGACAACGTCATCTTCAGTTTCGACGGCGACAAGGCCGGCCGCCGCGCCGCCCGCCGTGCGCTGGAAGCCTGTTTGCCCCAGGTCACGGACAACAAGACGATCAAGTTCCTGTTCTTGCCACAAGAACACGATCCGGACAGCTATGTGCGCGAATTCGGCGCGGAAGCGTTCGCACGGGAAATCAACGAAGCGATGCCGCTGTCGCAATTCCTGCTGCGCGAAGTGACGACGGAACACGATCTCGACACGCCGGAAGGCCGGGCGCGCGTCCAGTTCGATGCGAAACCGCTGCTGCAAGCCATGACGCCGACGGCCCTGCGCCTGCAGATCGTGCGCGGGCTGGCGAACCTGACCGAGTCAACGCCGGCGGAGATCGAAGCGTTGTTCGAGTTGTCCAAGCCGGTTGCGGTGGCGCGCAAAGCCCCGCCGCGCCAGGGGCGCCCGGAGCCGGTTGGCCTGGAATTGCAGATGTCGCGCATCCTCGTCGCCCATCCGGCGCTGGCGCTGGGCCTGGATGAATCAGCATTGCGCGCTTTCGACCATTTCGGCGTCGAGCAAGCCGAGCGCTTGCGCCAGCTCGTCGCGATGGCCCAGGCATTGGGGGCGAACGGTACGTTCGCCGCGTTGTCCGAGCAATTGAAGGAGACGAGCAGCGAATACGACAACCTGATCGCGGCCATCGCCGTCGAACCCGAATCGGATAGCGAAGCCGATCGTGTATGGCTGACAAGTGCGGTGAGGCAAGTCAAGATGGACGTATTGAAACAGGAGTTGAACCAGTTGTTTTCTTCCGGATTGACCCCAGATCAGGTGAGTGCCCGCTATCGCGAAATCACAGCTCAGCAGGACCTCTTGGCCCGGGAGGCAGCAAACGAAACCCCTGCGAAATTCGCCTGA
- a CDS encoding IS256 family transposase, giving the protein MTVVKRNKRAKPDPELLKLADGLLANYQKPEDLIGENGLLKQLTKMLVERALEVEMTDHLGHDKSGEVTNSTANTRNGHSIKTLKGDFGALPLDVPRDRQGTFEPQIVVKHQTRWTGFDDKIISLYARGLSVREIQSHLEEMYGTEVSPTLISNVTDAVSEDVKLWQARPLDAVYPILYLDCIHVKVRDNGAVRTKAVYLAIGVNMDGHKEVLGLWISQTEGAKFWLQVVTELKNRGVQDIFIACVDGLKGFPDAIEAVYPQTSVQLCIVHMVRNSLNFVPWKAQKEVAADLKLIYSAATTDEAELRLAEFEDKWDKQYKPISQSWRRNWARVIPFFDYPPEIRKVIYTTNAIESINMSLRKVTKARSSFPTDEAVSKLFYLALNNISKKWTMPIRDWKAALNRFAIQFEDRVPQT; this is encoded by the coding sequence ATGACCGTTGTAAAGCGTAACAAGCGGGCCAAGCCCGATCCGGAACTGCTCAAACTTGCCGACGGCCTGCTGGCAAACTACCAGAAGCCCGAGGACCTGATCGGCGAAAATGGGCTGCTCAAGCAGCTCACCAAGATGCTGGTCGAGCGCGCGCTGGAAGTCGAGATGACCGACCACCTGGGCCACGACAAAAGCGGCGAGGTGACCAACAGCACTGCCAACACCCGCAACGGCCATAGCATCAAGACGCTCAAGGGCGATTTCGGCGCGCTGCCGCTTGACGTTCCTCGCGACCGCCAGGGCACGTTCGAGCCGCAGATCGTCGTCAAGCATCAGACACGCTGGACCGGCTTCGACGACAAAATCATCTCGCTCTACGCGCGTGGCCTGAGCGTGCGGGAGATCCAAAGCCATCTGGAAGAGATGTACGGCACCGAGGTGTCACCGACCCTCATTTCCAACGTCACGGACGCTGTCAGCGAGGATGTGAAGCTCTGGCAGGCCCGCCCGCTCGACGCCGTGTACCCGATCCTCTATCTCGACTGCATTCACGTCAAGGTGCGCGACAACGGCGCGGTGCGTACCAAGGCGGTCTACCTGGCCATCGGCGTCAACATGGATGGCCACAAGGAGGTGCTGGGCCTGTGGATCTCCCAAACTGAAGGCGCGAAGTTCTGGCTGCAGGTCGTGACCGAGCTAAAAAATCGTGGCGTGCAGGACATATTCATCGCCTGCGTCGACGGCCTGAAAGGCTTCCCGGACGCCATCGAGGCGGTCTACCCGCAGACCTCGGTTCAGCTGTGCATCGTTCACATGGTGCGCAACAGCCTGAATTTCGTGCCCTGGAAAGCGCAGAAGGAAGTCGCCGCCGATCTGAAGTTGATTTACAGTGCAGCCACTACCGACGAGGCTGAACTCAGGCTTGCCGAATTCGAAGATAAATGGGATAAACAGTATAAACCGATAAGTCAGTCCTGGCGCCGTAACTGGGCGCGCGTCATACCGTTCTTCGACTACCCGCCGGAAATCCGAAAGGTGATATACACCACGAACGCTATTGAATCGATTAACATGAGCCTGCGAAAAGTGACCAAGGCCCGCAGTTCCTTTCCGACCGATGAAGCTGTCAGCAAGCTGTTTTATCTTGCCCTGAACAACATCAGCAAGAAGTGGACGATGCCGATACGGGACTGGAAAGCTGCGTTAAACCGCTTCGCCATCCAGTTTGAAGACCGGGTGCCGCAGACTTAA
- a CDS encoding NAD(P)/FAD-dependent oxidoreductase, producing the protein MAKHYDVAIIGAGAAGMMCAATAAQRGKRVLLVDHAGKLAEKIRISGGGRCNFTNINAGPQNFLSENPHFCRSALSRYTPQDFLALVKKHRIAYHEKHRGQLFCDDSSEQIIAMLKAECDAGGVQWRMPCKVAGVSKHADGFRIDTDGEPILAANVVVATGGLSIPKIGATDLGYRIAKHFDIKIVETRPGLVPLTFDGPSWQPFVPLAGIALEVDVETGSKKGKNAKYGYFREDLLFTHRGLSGPAILQISSYWQPGTAILLNLLPEIDVAEELIGMKTTIKKQLGNVLSQWLPTRLAEGLLLGNGFALDARLPDMADAKLRKLGDAINRWAIVPTGSEGYKKAEVTLGGVDTRELSQQTMMANNVPGLYFIGETVDVTGWLGGYNFQWAWASGVAAGGAIE; encoded by the coding sequence ATGGCAAAACACTACGACGTGGCGATCATCGGCGCCGGCGCGGCCGGCATGATGTGCGCCGCCACCGCGGCCCAGCGCGGCAAGCGCGTCCTGCTGGTCGACCACGCCGGCAAGCTGGCCGAAAAAATCCGCATCTCGGGCGGCGGCCGCTGCAACTTCACCAACATCAACGCCGGCCCGCAGAATTTCCTGTCCGAGAATCCGCATTTCTGCCGCAGCGCCTTGTCGCGCTACACGCCCCAGGATTTCCTCGCGCTCGTCAAGAAACACCGCATCGCGTACCACGAAAAGCACCGCGGCCAGCTGTTCTGCGACGACTCGTCCGAACAGATCATCGCCATGCTCAAGGCCGAATGCGACGCGGGCGGCGTGCAGTGGCGCATGCCGTGCAAGGTGGCCGGGGTCTCGAAGCATGCGGATGGGTTCCGCATCGACACGGACGGTGAACCCATCCTCGCCGCCAATGTCGTGGTCGCAACGGGCGGCCTGTCGATCCCGAAGATCGGCGCCACCGACCTGGGCTACCGCATCGCGAAGCACTTCGATATCAAGATCGTCGAGACGCGCCCTGGTCTCGTGCCCCTGACCTTTGACGGCCCCAGCTGGCAACCGTTCGTGCCGCTGGCCGGCATCGCGCTCGAAGTCGACGTCGAGACGGGGTCGAAAAAGGGCAAGAATGCAAAGTACGGCTATTTCCGGGAAGATTTATTGTTCACGCACCGCGGCCTGTCCGGCCCGGCCATCCTGCAGATTTCCAGCTACTGGCAGCCGGGCACGGCCATCCTGTTGAATCTGCTGCCGGAGATCGACGTGGCGGAAGAACTGATCGGTATGAAGACGACGATCAAAAAGCAGTTGGGAAATGTCTTGTCGCAGTGGCTGCCTACCCGCCTTGCAGAAGGTCTCTTGCTCGGTAACGGTTTCGCGCTGGATGCGCGCTTGCCGGACATGGCAGATGCGAAATTGCGCAAGCTGGGCGATGCGATCAACCGCTGGGCCATCGTGCCGACCGGATCGGAAGGTTATAAGAAGGCGGAGGTGACGCTGGGCGGCGTCGATACGCGCGAACTGTCGCAGCAGACGATGATGGCGAACAATGTCCCCGGCCTGTATTTCATCGGCGAGACGGTCGACGTCACGGGCTGGCTCGGCGGCTATAACTTCCAGTGGGCATGGGCTTCCGGCGTCGCGGCGGGCGGGGCGATCGAGTGA
- the tsaD gene encoding tRNA (adenosine(37)-N6)-threonylcarbamoyltransferase complex transferase subunit TsaD — MIVLGVESSCDETGLALYDTERGLLAHALHSQVAMHEEYGGVVPELASRDHIRRALPLLEQVLAQADLPMERIDAIAYTQGPGLAGALLVGSSVACSLALALDKPVLGVHHLEGHLLSPLLASERPEFPFVALLVSGGHTQLMRVDGVGRYTLLGETLDDAAGEAFDKSAKLLGLGYPGGPAISRLAEFGDPEAYKLPRPMLHSKDFNFSFSGLKTAVLTVVKNNAADVANVCEQDKANIARGFVDAIVDVLTAKCVLALKHTGLKRLVIAGGVGANRQLRASLNAAAAKKRFKVYYPELEFCTDNGAMIAFAGALRLERNPEAAQRDYAFNVRPRWPLDEIEPA, encoded by the coding sequence ATGATTGTCCTCGGCGTCGAATCCTCCTGCGATGAAACCGGCCTGGCTCTGTACGACACGGAGCGCGGCCTGCTGGCCCACGCACTGCACTCGCAGGTCGCGATGCACGAGGAGTACGGCGGCGTCGTGCCGGAACTGGCGTCGCGCGACCATATCCGGCGCGCGCTGCCGCTGCTGGAACAGGTGCTCGCGCAGGCCGACCTGCCGATGGAGCGCATCGACGCCATCGCCTACACGCAGGGTCCGGGCCTCGCCGGCGCGCTGCTGGTCGGATCGTCCGTCGCGTGCAGCCTGGCGCTCGCGCTCGATAAGCCCGTGCTGGGCGTGCACCACCTCGAAGGTCACCTGCTGTCGCCGCTGCTCGCGAGCGAGCGGCCGGAATTCCCGTTCGTCGCCCTGCTCGTCTCCGGCGGCCACACGCAGCTGATGCGCGTCGATGGCGTCGGCCGCTACACGCTGCTGGGCGAGACCCTGGACGACGCCGCCGGCGAAGCGTTCGACAAGTCGGCCAAGCTGCTGGGCCTTGGCTATCCGGGCGGCCCGGCCATTTCGCGCCTGGCGGAATTCGGCGATCCGGAAGCGTATAAATTGCCGCGTCCGATGCTGCACTCGAAGGATTTCAATTTCAGCTTCTCGGGACTGAAGACGGCCGTGCTGACGGTCGTGAAGAACAACGCGGCGGACGTGGCCAACGTCTGCGAGCAGGACAAGGCCAACATCGCGCGCGGGTTCGTCGATGCCATCGTCGACGTGCTGACCGCCAAATGCGTGCTGGCGCTGAAGCACACGGGCCTCAAGCGCCTCGTGATCGCGGGCGGCGTGGGCGCGAACCGCCAGTTGCGCGCATCGCTGAACGCGGCGGCGGCGAAGAAGCGGTTCAAGGTCTATTACCCGGAACTGGAATTCTGCACCGACAACGGCGCGATGATCGCGTTCGCGGGCGCGCTGCGGCTGGAGCGCAATCCGGAAGCGGCGCAGCGCGATTACGCGTTCAACGTGCGCCCGCGCTGGCCGCTGGACGAGATCGAGCCGGCCTGA
- a CDS encoding 3-deoxy-7-phosphoheptulonate synthase, translating into MITPDIENTNVTSFATMPTPSELHKKLPLTDKAFTTVMKGRETLRNILDRKDKRLFVVVGPCSIHDPVAGLDYARRLKALQAEVQDTMVLVMRVYFEKPRTTTGWKGYINDPFMDDSFRVDVGMERARQFLLDVCELGLPTATEALDPISPQYLGDLIAWTAIGARTTESQTHREMSSGLSTPVGFKNGTDGDVSIAVNAVLSSSSPHSFLGINDQGSVSIVRTRGNAYGHVVLRGGGGRPNYDSVSVAIAEQALTKAGLPANLVVDCSHANSYKKPELQPLVMSDVIQQIKHGNRSLVGVMIESNIVSGSQPIPSDLSQLKYGCSVTDGCIGWDDTEAMLRSAHKELLQRA; encoded by the coding sequence CTGATCACGCCCGATATCGAAAATACCAACGTCACCTCGTTCGCGACCATGCCGACGCCCAGCGAACTGCATAAAAAGCTGCCGCTGACGGACAAGGCCTTCACCACCGTGATGAAGGGCCGCGAGACCCTGCGCAACATCCTCGACCGCAAGGACAAGCGCCTGTTCGTCGTCGTCGGCCCCTGCTCGATCCACGATCCGGTCGCGGGCCTCGACTATGCGCGCCGCCTGAAGGCGCTGCAGGCCGAGGTGCAGGACACGATGGTGCTGGTGATGCGGGTGTATTTCGAAAAGCCGCGCACGACCACCGGCTGGAAGGGCTATATCAACGATCCGTTCATGGACGACTCGTTCCGCGTCGACGTCGGCATGGAACGCGCGCGCCAGTTCCTGCTCGACGTGTGCGAGCTGGGCCTGCCGACCGCCACCGAGGCGCTCGATCCGATTTCTCCGCAATACCTGGGCGACCTGATCGCCTGGACCGCGATCGGCGCGCGCACGACGGAATCGCAGACGCACCGCGAGATGTCGTCCGGCCTGTCGACGCCCGTCGGCTTCAAGAACGGCACCGACGGCGACGTCAGCATCGCCGTCAACGCCGTGCTGTCGTCGTCCAGCCCGCACTCCTTCCTGGGCATCAACGACCAGGGCAGCGTGTCGATCGTGCGCACCCGCGGCAACGCCTACGGCCACGTCGTGCTGCGCGGCGGCGGCGGGCGTCCGAACTACGATTCCGTGTCCGTCGCGATCGCCGAACAGGCCCTCACGAAGGCCGGCCTGCCCGCGAACCTCGTCGTCGACTGCTCGCACGCGAACAGCTACAAGAAGCCGGAACTGCAGCCGCTCGTCATGTCGGACGTGATCCAGCAGATCAAGCACGGCAACCGGTCGCTCGTCGGCGTGATGATCGAATCGAACATCGTCAGCGGCAGCCAGCCGATTCCGAGCGACCTGTCGCAGCTGAAATACGGCTGCTCCGTCACCGACGGCTGCATCGGCTGGGACGACACCGAAGCCATGCTGCGCAGCGCGCACAAGGAATTGCTGCAGCGGGCGTAA
- the ybiB gene encoding DNA-binding protein YbiB, with product MDTNHAPQNPASFPAARFIKEIGRGVKGARSMSREDAKLLYAAMLDGRVSDLELGGILLAMRIKGESVEEIAGFMDAAEASFAPLPAPPGDFAPVLIPSYNGARKLANLTPLLALLLAREGVPVLVHGVQEDPGRVTTAEIFAEMGIGPVGSTADMLDVFADQRPCFMPIERLAPELAHQLSLRRILGVRNSTHTLVKILQPFEGPALRLVSYTHPEYLAMLTEYFETAAPHARGDAFLMRGTEGETVANANRAQEINWFHAGQKTLLIERDAPADALAPAPEGRDAAATADWIARALRGEQPVPPPIAAQVAQCVQVARALRTAV from the coding sequence ATGGATACCAATCACGCACCCCAGAACCCCGCATCCTTCCCGGCCGCCCGCTTCATCAAGGAGATCGGCCGCGGCGTGAAAGGCGCGCGCAGCATGTCGCGCGAGGACGCCAAGCTGCTCTACGCCGCCATGCTCGACGGGCGCGTGTCCGACCTGGAACTGGGCGGCATCCTGCTCGCGATGCGCATCAAGGGCGAATCCGTCGAGGAAATCGCCGGCTTCATGGACGCGGCCGAAGCGTCGTTCGCGCCGCTGCCCGCGCCGCCCGGCGACTTCGCGCCCGTGCTGATCCCCAGCTATAACGGGGCGCGCAAGCTGGCCAACCTGACGCCGCTGCTGGCGCTGCTGCTCGCGCGCGAGGGCGTGCCGGTGCTGGTGCACGGCGTCCAGGAAGATCCGGGCCGCGTGACGACGGCCGAGATCTTCGCCGAGATGGGCATCGGCCCCGTCGGCTCCACGGCCGACATGCTGGACGTTTTTGCGGACCAAAGACCGTGCTTCATGCCGATCGAGCGGCTGGCGCCGGAGCTGGCGCACCAGCTGTCGCTGCGCCGCATCCTCGGCGTGCGCAATTCCACGCACACCCTCGTCAAGATCCTGCAGCCGTTCGAGGGCCCGGCGCTGCGCCTCGTGTCGTACACGCATCCGGAATACCTGGCGATGCTGACCGAATATTTTGAAACGGCCGCCCCGCACGCCCGCGGCGACGCCTTCCTCATGCGCGGCACCGAAGGCGAGACGGTGGCGAACGCGAACCGCGCCCAGGAAATCAACTGGTTCCACGCCGGACAAAAGACCCTGCTGATCGAGCGCGACGCCCCGGCCGACGCGCTGGCGCCCGCGCCGGAAGGCCGCGACGCGGCCGCCACCGCCGACTGGATCGCGCGCGCGCTGCGCGGCGAACAGCCCGTGCCGCCGCCGATCGCGGCGCAGGTGGCGCAGTGCGTGCAGGTGGCGCGGGCTTTACGTACGGCTGTCTGA
- the rpoD gene encoding RNA polymerase sigma factor RpoD, with product MSAKVDNSQDKAEARVAGVAPVSQTTDAEALAAIDTSGYVLPAVKVPGRRGRKPKEFTPENDEVAALNAVERAELKAVDKAKAKDRKAKEKALLKDAFSSDTEASEEELEIRRQKLKALIKSGKERGFLTYSEINDHLPDNIVDPEAIEGIIGTFNDMGIAVYEHAPDAETLLLSDNVATVTSDDEAEAAAEAALSTVDSDFGRTTDPVRMYMREMGSVELLTREGEIEIAKRIEDGLRDMIQAISACPVTIAEIIDAARRIEQDEIKIDEIVDGMVDPDEDEATSPTAVAPAATESDDDEEDDEEEEEEEEEEEAAASSGAAGYSAEQLEQLKNSALEKFSIIEQQFDKMRKAYEKQGYNSDGYIKAQEAISNELLGIRFTAKVVEKLCDTLRGQVDEVRHIEKQILDVAVNRCGMPRAHFIKVFPGNETNLEWVDGEVNAGHAYSAILGRNIPTIKELQQRLIDLQSRVVLPLPDLRNINRQMAAGEMKARKAKREMTEANLRLVISIAKKYTNRGLQFLDLIQEGNIGLMKAVDKFEYRRGYKFSTYATWWIRQAITRSIADQARTIRIPVHMIETINKMNRISRQILQETGAEPDPATLAIKMEMPEDKIRKIMKIAKEPISMETPIGDDDDSHLGDFIEDNNTLAPSDAALHASMRGVVKDVLDSLTPREAKVLRMRFGIEMSTDHTLEEVGKQFDVTRERIRQIEAKALRKLRHPSRSDKLKSFLEGNSG from the coding sequence ATGTCCGCTAAAGTGGACAATTCGCAAGACAAGGCGGAAGCTCGCGTTGCGGGTGTTGCGCCTGTCAGCCAGACGACCGACGCGGAAGCCCTCGCCGCGATCGACACGTCCGGCTACGTGCTGCCGGCCGTCAAGGTGCCGGGCCGGCGCGGCCGCAAGCCCAAGGAATTCACGCCCGAGAACGACGAAGTCGCCGCGCTGAACGCGGTCGAGCGCGCCGAGCTGAAAGCGGTCGACAAGGCCAAGGCCAAGGACCGCAAGGCCAAGGAAAAAGCGCTGCTGAAAGATGCGTTCTCCTCGGACACGGAAGCGAGCGAAGAGGAACTGGAAATCCGCCGCCAGAAGCTCAAGGCCCTGATCAAGTCGGGCAAGGAGCGCGGCTTCCTCACGTATTCCGAGATCAACGACCATCTGCCGGACAATATCGTCGATCCGGAAGCGATCGAAGGCATCATCGGCACGTTCAACGACATGGGCATTGCCGTCTACGAGCACGCGCCCGATGCCGAAACGCTGCTGCTGTCCGATAATGTCGCCACCGTCACGAGCGACGACGAAGCCGAGGCTGCCGCCGAAGCGGCGCTGTCGACCGTCGACTCCGATTTCGGCCGCACCACCGACCCCGTCCGCATGTACATGCGCGAAATGGGTTCCGTCGAACTGCTGACCCGCGAAGGCGAGATCGAGATCGCCAAACGCATCGAAGACGGCCTGCGCGACATGATCCAGGCGATCTCCGCCTGCCCGGTGACGATCGCCGAAATCATCGACGCCGCCCGCCGCATAGAGCAGGACGAGATCAAGATCGACGAAATCGTCGACGGCATGGTCGACCCGGACGAAGACGAAGCGACGTCGCCGACCGCCGTCGCCCCGGCTGCGACCGAGTCCGACGACGACGAGGAAGACGACGAGGAAGAGGAAGAAGAGGAAGAGGAAGAAGAGGCGGCCGCGAGTTCCGGTGCCGCCGGCTATTCCGCCGAACAGCTCGAGCAGCTGAAGAACTCGGCCCTCGAAAAATTCAGCATCATCGAGCAGCAGTTCGACAAGATGCGCAAGGCCTACGAAAAGCAGGGCTACAACTCGGACGGCTACATCAAGGCGCAGGAAGCGATCTCGAACGAACTGCTCGGCATCCGCTTCACCGCCAAGGTCGTCGAAAAGCTGTGCGACACCCTGCGCGGCCAAGTCGACGAAGTACGCCACATCGAGAAGCAGATCCTGGACGTGGCCGTGAACCGCTGCGGCATGCCGCGCGCCCACTTCATCAAGGTCTTCCCAGGCAACGAGACGAACCTCGAGTGGGTCGACGGCGAAGTGAACGCCGGACACGCCTACAGCGCCATCCTCGGCCGTAATATCCCGACGATCAAGGAACTGCAGCAACGCCTGATCGACCTGCAATCCCGTGTCGTCCTGCCGCTGCCGGACCTGCGCAACATCAACCGCCAGATGGCGGCCGGTGAAATGAAGGCGCGCAAGGCCAAGCGCGAAATGACGGAAGCTAACCTGCGTCTCGTCATCTCGATCGCGAAGAAGTACACGAACCGCGGCCTGCAATTCCTCGACCTGATCCAGGAAGGCAATATCGGCCTGATGAAGGCGGTGGACAAGTTCGAATACCGTCGCGGTTATAAATTCTCGACGTATGCGACGTGGTGGATCCGTCAGGCCATTACCCGCTCGATCGCAGACCAGGCGCGCACGATCCGTATTCCGGTGCACATGATCGAAACGATCAACAAGATGAACCGGATCTCGCGCCAGATCCTGCAGGAGACAGGCGCCGAGCCGGATCCGGCGACGCTCGCGATCAAGATGGAAATGCCGGAAGATAAGATTCGGAAGATCATGAAGATCGCGAAAGAGCCGATCTCGATGGAAACGCCGATCGGCGACGACGACGATTCGCATCTGGGCGACTTTATCGAGGACAACAACACGTTGGCGCCTTCGGACGCCGCGCTGCATGCCTCGATGCGCGGTGTCGTCAAGGACGTGCTCGACTCGCTGACGCCGCGCGAAGCCAAGGTGCTGCGCATGCGCTTCGGCATCGAAATGTCGACGGATCACACGCTGGAAGAGGTCGGCAAGCAATTCGACGTCACCCGCGAGCGCATCCGCCAGATCGAAGCGAAAGCGCTGCGCAAGCTGCGCCACCCGTCGCGCTCCGACAAGCTGAAGAGCTTCCTCGAAGGCAATAGCGGCTGA
- the rpsU gene encoding 30S ribosomal protein S21: MTTIRLKENEPFEVAMRRFKRTIEKTGLLTELRAREFYEKPTAERKRKLAAAVKRHYKRIRSQQLPKKLY; the protein is encoded by the coding sequence ATGACCACTATCCGCCTTAAAGAAAACGAGCCGTTCGAAGTCGCTATGCGTCGCTTCAAGCGCACTATCGAAAAAACCGGTCTGCTGACGGAACTGCGCGCACGCGAGTTCTACGAGAAGCCGACTGCAGAGCGCAAGCGCAAGCTGGCCGCTGCCGTGAAGCGTCACTACAAGCGCATCCGCAGCCAGCAACTGCCGAAGAAGCTGTACTGA